Proteins encoded within one genomic window of Polynucleobacter duraquae:
- a CDS encoding glycosyltransferase family 2 protein: MSEDSRVLISICIPTCNQPNDLLLTLKSLVDQELNQVEILIRDDSDNLESEEVVKKFQSLSIKYKKMKKCGIDQAFIWLINNACGDYIWWFGDDIFEKNSIKNVFTNINKFNPDLIYLNSFCIQNMEPSISSNKYFGSDKNYFLGLIKDQMGFCSALVMRSSLLRPCMPDAEKFIGTCWVTLFLSLGVLNTSSAVLFDERYFFKSNYKPPGEVRWYDSYLVHCINYANVLEFYSLQFNKNLIESLIHIKYIASVKAVLSERGKGYKGGYASRGNKILVTIKRFWMKKITYPILFTFLIPNSLMRIIYTIYSNSYKCK, translated from the coding sequence ATGAGTGAAGATAGTCGGGTCCTAATATCTATATGTATACCTACATGTAATCAGCCAAATGATTTACTCCTTACGCTCAAATCTTTAGTTGATCAGGAGCTTAATCAAGTAGAGATATTGATAAGAGATGATTCGGACAATTTAGAAAGCGAAGAGGTAGTTAAGAAATTTCAATCACTTTCAATTAAATATAAAAAGATGAAGAAATGTGGAATTGATCAGGCTTTTATTTGGTTAATTAACAATGCTTGTGGTGATTATATTTGGTGGTTTGGTGATGATATTTTTGAAAAAAATAGCATTAAAAATGTTTTCACTAATATTAATAAATTTAATCCGGATTTAATATATTTGAATTCCTTTTGCATTCAGAATATGGAACCATCTATTTCTTCGAATAAGTATTTTGGTAGTGACAAAAACTATTTCTTAGGTTTAATAAAAGATCAGATGGGTTTTTGCTCTGCGTTAGTTATGAGATCGTCACTTTTGAGGCCATGCATGCCTGACGCAGAAAAATTTATTGGGACGTGTTGGGTAACATTATTTTTATCATTAGGAGTCCTTAATACTTCCAGTGCAGTCCTATTTGATGAGCGATATTTTTTTAAGTCGAACTATAAACCACCTGGTGAGGTGAGATGGTATGATTCTTATTTAGTCCATTGCATTAACTACGCAAATGTACTGGAGTTTTATAGTCTGCAATTTAATAAAAATTTAATTGAGTCACTTATTCATATTAAATATATTGCATCTGTAAAGGCTGTCTTATCTGAAAGAGGTAAGGGGTATAAAGGCGGCTATGCCTCTAGGGGAAATAAAATATTAGTAACAATTAAAAGATTTTGGATGAAAAAAATTACCTATCCAATTTTATTTACTTTTTTAATTCCAAATTCTCTAATGCGGATAATTTATACAATTTATAGTAACTCATACAAATGCAAATAA
- a CDS encoding SDR family NAD(P)-dependent oxidoreductase translates to MLFNLNKSTVLITGGTGSFGEAVTNILLSQGVNEVRIFSRDEKKQDELRKKYSNSKISFYIGDVRDKESINDAMNNVDYVFHAAALKQVPSCEFFPLEAMKTNVIGTSNVLDVAIANKVKKVICLSTDKAVYPINAMGQSKALMEKVALAKSRTSKGTQICITRYGNVLASRGSVFPVFLEKVRGGLPLTVTDDEMTRFIMTLEEAVNLVLYAFESGINGDTLVQKSKSVSMKIFIDAFKIALNIPDYSVEKIGIRHGEKKYEALLGEEELLRAVDLEKFYRVPIDSRGLNYEQYMEEGIAGLAEINESYNSNNAERMDLQDLVDLFKQELTIT, encoded by the coding sequence ATGCTATTTAATCTAAATAAATCAACCGTCTTAATTACAGGCGGTACCGGGTCCTTTGGTGAAGCAGTAACCAATATTTTATTATCCCAAGGTGTCAACGAGGTGAGGATTTTTAGTAGGGATGAAAAAAAACAAGATGAACTTAGGAAAAAATATTCCAACTCAAAAATCTCTTTTTATATAGGAGATGTAAGGGATAAAGAGTCTATTAATGATGCGATGAATAATGTGGATTATGTTTTTCATGCAGCAGCTTTAAAGCAGGTTCCATCTTGCGAGTTTTTCCCTCTAGAGGCAATGAAAACTAACGTAATTGGAACGAGTAATGTTCTTGATGTTGCCATAGCAAATAAAGTCAAGAAAGTTATTTGTTTGAGTACGGATAAAGCTGTATATCCCATTAATGCGATGGGTCAGTCAAAAGCATTGATGGAAAAAGTAGCGTTAGCTAAGTCTAGAACTTCAAAAGGGACCCAGATCTGTATTACGCGTTATGGAAATGTCTTAGCATCAAGGGGGTCTGTATTCCCTGTTTTCCTGGAAAAGGTCAGGGGTGGCTTGCCCCTAACTGTTACGGATGATGAAATGACTCGATTTATTATGACACTCGAAGAGGCGGTAAATCTTGTATTGTATGCATTTGAAAGTGGAATAAATGGCGACACTTTGGTGCAAAAATCTAAGTCTGTTTCCATGAAAATATTCATCGATGCATTTAAAATTGCTTTAAATATTCCTGACTATTCTGTAGAAAAAATTGGAATTCGTCATGGTGAAAAAAAGTACGAGGCACTGCTTGGGGAGGAAGAGTTATTAAGAGCCGTTGACTTAGAAAAATTTTATAGAGTGCCAATTGACTCAAGGGGCTTGAATTATGAGCAGTATATGGAAGAAGGTATTGCTGGACTAGCAGAGATAAATGAAAGCTATAATTCCAATAATGCTGAGAGAATGGATTTACAGGATTTAGTGGACCTTTTCAAACAGGAGTTAACAATAACGTGA
- a CDS encoding glycosyltransferase family 2 protein: MNIEKLYKLSICIPTYNRPEEFERLIKVLAPQIIEDVELVIRDDSTNEFTKKIVDKFFKPGGSGAVNYIRGEKKGLDEAMLFMLEMAKGEHVWFFSDDDEMRTDSIAHILNTLGSRNIDYAWINFRYDETKTAIPVESDRFFNDNNEVLEITGRSIGLLTTILIRKSAAIPFLSLAKQNIYGFAFAILIPVFGVVRSSKNLYLIATPLIINNPTLNDEIKQLTNKNGIIKNDGFYVYGIYLKMVLNMFSDGFSKRAVRAYLKKNFRQTWMGMVVGYCGEFDTPKGKRIEMLRNYWMFPEVFIAILLLSLPRGLVDRLYGAYKKMKYVVLKTNYLG, from the coding sequence ATGAATATTGAAAAATTATATAAGTTAAGTATATGTATTCCAACTTACAACAGGCCCGAAGAATTCGAAAGACTTATAAAGGTTCTGGCGCCTCAAATCATTGAAGATGTGGAGCTAGTAATTAGAGACGATAGTACTAATGAATTCACAAAAAAAATAGTAGATAAATTTTTTAAGCCGGGTGGTAGTGGAGCTGTTAATTACATAAGGGGTGAAAAAAAGGGGTTAGATGAGGCTATGCTCTTTATGCTTGAGATGGCAAAAGGGGAGCATGTGTGGTTTTTTTCTGATGATGATGAAATGAGAACAGACTCCATCGCTCACATTTTAAATACATTGGGATCAAGAAATATTGATTATGCATGGATAAATTTTCGCTACGATGAGACTAAGACAGCAATTCCAGTCGAAAGCGATAGATTTTTTAATGACAATAATGAGGTTCTCGAAATTACTGGTAGATCAATAGGATTGCTTACAACAATTTTAATAAGGAAAAGTGCTGCAATCCCATTTTTGAGCCTTGCAAAGCAAAATATTTATGGATTTGCTTTTGCAATTTTAATTCCAGTGTTTGGTGTGGTGAGATCTAGTAAAAATTTATACCTAATAGCAACCCCATTAATAATAAATAATCCAACTTTAAATGATGAAATAAAGCAGTTAACAAATAAGAATGGGATCATAAAAAATGACGGATTTTATGTGTATGGAATATACCTAAAAATGGTTTTAAATATGTTTTCTGATGGATTCAGTAAAAGGGCAGTGCGTGCTTATTTGAAAAAAAATTTTCGGCAGACATGGATGGGTATGGTGGTGGGGTACTGCGGAGAATTTGATACCCCCAAGGGCAAGCGGATTGAAATGTTAAGAAATTACTGGATGTTTCCTGAGGTGTTTATAGCTATTTTACTTCTGAGCTTACCAAGAGGCCTAGTGGACAGACTTTACGGTGCCTATAAAAAAATGAAATATGTTGTGCTAAAAACTAATTATCTAGGTTAG
- a CDS encoding SxtJ family membrane protein: MLETQNNFKKNRDFGYLFGLISFAFFVFFYQKNAYFLCLLAFFFATTFALAAVLWPQSLTPLSRAWYLLGEILGKIVSPIILALIFYGLLTPIALITKLLGRDELRLKRNLSKVSYWIEREPEILPRDKFKNQF, from the coding sequence ATGTTAGAAACCCAAAACAATTTTAAAAAAAATAGAGATTTTGGTTATCTTTTCGGTTTGATTTCATTTGCATTCTTTGTATTTTTTTACCAAAAGAATGCCTATTTTTTATGCCTGCTCGCCTTTTTTTTCGCTACCACTTTTGCTCTCGCTGCGGTGTTATGGCCTCAATCGCTAACTCCACTTTCGAGGGCTTGGTATTTATTGGGTGAAATTTTAGGAAAAATAGTAAGCCCTATTATTTTGGCACTTATTTTTTATGGGCTATTAACGCCCATTGCATTAATCACCAAGCTTTTGGGTAGAGATGAACTTCGTCTTAAGCGTAATTTGAGTAAAGTATCTTATTGGATTGAGCGTGAGCCTGAGATCTTACCTCGAGATAAATTTAAAAATCAATTTTAG
- a CDS encoding GDP-L-fucose synthase, translated as MAGHTGMVGSSIVRELSKSGHIVLTRTRRELDLLDKAAVMQFLSEEKPDQIYMAAARVGGIYANSTFPASFIYENLAIQTNLIDSAYRTGVKKLLFLGSSCIYPRMAPQPMSENQLLTGPLELTNEAYAIAKIAGIKMCQAYNTQYKNEAIDYRSVMPTNLFGPGDHYDLDNSHVIPGLMRKIYEAKNRGDSEVTVWGTGKPFREFMYVDDLARACIFVMNTNVDRLKKFSDLHRVNIGSGFEISISDLATLISDVVGYKGSIRFDPKKPDGTPRKLLDSSLLHNLGWRPTVDLKEGLKLTYENFLASMTN; from the coding sequence GTGGCCGGACATACCGGAATGGTCGGCTCGAGTATTGTTCGCGAACTTTCTAAAAGTGGACATATTGTCTTAACTCGCACTAGAAGAGAATTGGACTTATTGGATAAAGCTGCTGTCATGCAGTTTCTTTCCGAAGAAAAGCCGGATCAAATATATATGGCTGCAGCTCGAGTAGGGGGAATTTATGCAAACAGCACTTTTCCTGCAAGCTTTATATATGAAAATCTGGCTATTCAAACAAATCTAATAGATTCGGCATATCGCACAGGCGTAAAAAAACTACTTTTTTTAGGTTCTAGTTGTATTTATCCTAGAATGGCCCCCCAACCAATGAGCGAGAATCAACTGTTAACTGGGCCCTTAGAGTTAACGAATGAAGCATATGCAATAGCTAAAATTGCTGGGATAAAAATGTGCCAAGCCTACAACACGCAATATAAAAATGAAGCCATTGATTACAGATCAGTAATGCCCACTAATTTATTTGGACCTGGAGATCATTATGATCTTGATAATAGCCACGTAATACCAGGCTTGATGAGGAAAATTTATGAGGCAAAGAATCGCGGTGATAGTGAAGTGACAGTATGGGGAACCGGTAAACCTTTCAGAGAGTTTATGTATGTAGATGATTTAGCAAGAGCATGTATATTTGTTATGAATACAAATGTTGATCGCTTGAAAAAATTTAGTGATCTACATAGAGTAAATATTGGCTCTGGATTTGAAATATCCATTAGTGACTTAGCCACTTTAATATCAGATGTGGTTGGATACAAAGGATCGATTAGATTTGATCCAAAAAAGCCTGATGGCACACCAAGAAAATTACTAGATTCATCCTTGTTACATAATCTTGGTTGGAGACCGACTGTAGATCTAAAGGAAGGTCTAAAACTTACATATGAAAACTTTTTAGCATCAATGACTAATTAA
- a CDS encoding carbamoyltransferase: MKILGISAYYHDAAACLVVDGGIIAAAQEERFTRIKHDSDFPNQAIAYCLREAKVSPADIDFIVFYDKPFLKFERLLETYLAFAPRGFWSFAKSAPVWLKDKLFQKTVIVKALRSIWGRNIDWGERLLFSEHHLSHAASAFFPSPFNNAAILTMDGVGEWTTTSLAIGSGNQLEVIKEIHFPHSLGLLYSAITYYAGFKVNSGEYKIMGLAPYGSPKYAKLIKDHLIDIKEDGTFHLDMSYFNYCIGLTMTNAKFDKLFGGAPRKPESELTQKEMDLAASIQLVTEEVVIKLAKSIAKTTGQKNLCLAGGVALNCVANGKLIQEKLFDNIWIQPAAGDAGGAIGAALGAYYLHAKKRRIINAELDAMQGSYLGPQYSQSEIEARLTSVGAVFEVVNDDQLIEEVAQALAHGSAVGWHQGRMEFGPRALGCRSILADPRSTLVQKQLNLKVKYRESFRPFAPSVLREDVSKWFDIDVDSPYMLLVANINQNQKIAMTPEQEALFGIDKLNVKRSSIPAVTHVDYSARVQTVYKKTNPRYHDLLSKFKEITGCSVLVNTSFNVRGEPIVESPEDAFRCLMGTELDILAVGNCILKKEKQKKYLAEDYQNKYSLD, encoded by the coding sequence ATGAAAATATTAGGTATTTCAGCCTATTATCACGATGCTGCGGCTTGTCTAGTTGTGGACGGAGGTATTATTGCCGCAGCTCAAGAGGAACGCTTCACCCGAATAAAACATGATTCAGATTTTCCAAATCAGGCAATTGCCTATTGCTTAAGAGAGGCTAAAGTTTCTCCCGCCGATATTGATTTCATTGTTTTTTATGACAAACCTTTTTTAAAATTCGAAAGGCTTTTGGAGACGTATTTAGCATTTGCACCGAGGGGATTTTGGTCTTTTGCTAAATCAGCACCTGTTTGGCTCAAAGATAAACTTTTCCAAAAAACAGTTATCGTAAAAGCATTAAGAAGTATATGGGGTAGGAATATTGATTGGGGTGAGAGATTGCTTTTCTCTGAGCATCATTTAAGTCATGCCGCATCTGCTTTCTTTCCATCACCATTTAATAACGCTGCCATTTTAACGATGGATGGAGTTGGAGAATGGACAACCACTTCCTTGGCAATTGGTAGCGGTAACCAGTTGGAGGTAATCAAAGAAATTCACTTTCCGCACTCACTGGGTTTGTTGTATTCTGCAATCACCTATTATGCTGGTTTTAAGGTAAATTCTGGTGAGTATAAGATCATGGGCCTAGCTCCATATGGCTCTCCAAAGTATGCCAAGCTTATAAAGGATCATTTAATCGATATTAAGGAAGACGGCACCTTTCATTTAGATATGTCTTACTTTAACTATTGCATCGGTCTAACTATGACCAATGCAAAGTTTGATAAGCTTTTTGGTGGGGCGCCCAGGAAACCAGAATCAGAGCTTACCCAAAAGGAAATGGACCTGGCGGCATCAATTCAGTTGGTTACTGAAGAGGTGGTGATTAAGCTTGCAAAGAGCATTGCAAAAACTACCGGCCAGAAAAATTTATGCCTGGCTGGTGGTGTGGCCTTAAATTGCGTTGCCAATGGAAAGCTTATTCAAGAGAAATTATTTGACAATATTTGGATACAGCCTGCCGCAGGAGATGCAGGGGGGGCTATAGGTGCTGCGTTAGGGGCATACTACCTCCACGCTAAAAAGCGTCGCATCATAAACGCAGAATTAGATGCAATGCAAGGTTCCTATTTGGGGCCGCAGTATTCGCAATCTGAAATTGAGGCTCGACTTACTTCTGTAGGGGCAGTTTTTGAGGTGGTAAATGATGATCAACTCATTGAAGAGGTCGCGCAGGCTTTAGCGCATGGAAGTGCAGTAGGTTGGCATCAAGGTAGAATGGAGTTTGGGCCAAGAGCACTTGGCTGCCGCTCTATTTTGGCCGATCCAAGGTCCACCTTGGTTCAGAAACAGCTTAACCTGAAGGTAAAGTATAGAGAGTCATTTAGGCCATTTGCGCCTAGCGTTCTAAGGGAGGATGTCTCGAAATGGTTTGATATTGACGTTGATAGCCCTTATATGCTTCTAGTGGCCAACATAAATCAAAATCAAAAAATTGCAATGACACCTGAGCAAGAAGCATTATTTGGCATCGATAAATTAAATGTCAAAAGATCGAGCATACCAGCAGTGACTCATGTTGATTATTCAGCTAGAGTGCAAACGGTTTATAAAAAAACAAACCCTCGCTATCATGATTTACTCTCGAAATTTAAAGAGATTACTGGATGCTCAGTTTTAGTTAACACATCTTTTAATGTTAGAGGTGAGCCAATTGTAGAGTCGCCTGAAGATGCATTTAGATGTCTAATGGGAACAGAGCTTGATATATTGGCTGTAGGAAATTGCATTCTTAAAAAAGAAAAACAAAAGAAATATTTGGCAGAAGACTATCAAAATAAATATTCACTAGATTGA
- a CDS encoding glycosyltransferase produces the protein MEQIIANNGLRVIFIGDLNAYTRSAWRAMALKSCVKTLRLISHTAVQKNGSIYKLSFLEKIFTKLRIKYDNMGLDREILSLNLKSFDLIWVDSTLNISGATIAKVKKSNINLKILYFSEDDFLKKHNSKIGFLKNLKTYDYIVTTKKRNLASLSQRYKRVILVADTYSRYLLNKAQKLLPHIFTKHSYLYDVSFVGAYELERSESLIFLAQNEIVVNVWGNGWSALNNAHKNLIIHNKHLREEKLIEVIRTSKINLNFLRKKNNDQITSRSIEIPSSGGFMLAEKTEEHLALISKTEAEIEAVLFADNSDLLRKINFYLINHAVREQIRLAGEAKFTNEKYSIEAIVSNILKEINDDRNKISK, from the coding sequence ATGGAGCAAATTATTGCAAATAATGGCCTGAGAGTAATCTTTATTGGCGACTTGAATGCCTATACCCGAAGCGCATGGAGAGCTATGGCGCTAAAAAGTTGCGTCAAGACCTTGCGGCTAATTAGCCATACAGCAGTCCAGAAAAATGGAAGTATCTATAAGCTATCATTTTTAGAAAAAATATTTACAAAACTGAGAATTAAATATGACAATATGGGATTAGATAGAGAGATTCTGAGCTTAAATTTAAAAAGCTTTGATCTAATTTGGGTAGATAGTACATTGAATATAAGTGGCGCCACAATTGCAAAAGTAAAAAAATCGAATATAAATCTAAAAATTTTGTACTTTAGTGAGGATGATTTTCTAAAAAAGCACAATAGTAAAATTGGATTTTTAAAAAATCTTAAAACGTATGATTATATTGTTACAACCAAAAAAAGGAATTTAGCTAGTCTTTCCCAGAGATATAAGAGAGTCATTCTGGTTGCAGACACATATTCTCGCTATCTTTTAAATAAAGCACAAAAATTATTACCACATATATTTACAAAGCATTCCTATTTATACGATGTATCTTTTGTTGGTGCCTATGAATTAGAGCGCTCAGAATCTTTAATTTTCTTGGCTCAAAATGAAATAGTGGTGAATGTTTGGGGTAACGGATGGAGTGCCCTCAATAATGCACATAAAAATCTAATAATTCACAATAAACATTTAAGAGAAGAAAAGCTAATAGAAGTCATAAGAACATCTAAAATCAATTTAAATTTTTTAAGAAAAAAAAATAATGATCAAATTACAAGTAGAAGTATAGAAATACCCTCATCTGGCGGGTTTATGTTGGCTGAAAAAACAGAGGAGCACTTGGCCCTTATTTCAAAAACAGAAGCAGAAATAGAGGCAGTTTTATTTGCGGATAACAGCGATTTGTTGAGGAAGATAAATTTTTATCTAATAAATCATGCGGTGAGAGAGCAAATCAGATTGGCTGGAGAGGCGAAATTTACCAATGAAAAATACTCAATTGAAGCAATTGTAAGTAACATACTGAAAGAAATAAATGATGATCGTAATAAAATATCTAAATAA
- a CDS encoding DUF5989 family protein, producing MSFLKELWLFLRLNKKLWLLPIILVMVLMGSLLILAQGSVFAPFIYTLF from the coding sequence ATGTCTTTTTTAAAAGAGTTGTGGTTATTTTTGCGCCTAAATAAAAAACTTTGGTTACTACCTATCATTTTGGTAATGGTATTAATGGGTAGCCTGCTAATCTTAGCGCAAGGCTCTGTATTTGCCCCGTTTATTTATACATTGTTCTAA
- a CDS encoding glycosyltransferase family 9 protein, translated as MKEKSNILIFTAGSLGDSLSRVPAMRSIRSLHPDKLVYVLTNSPSKNNVPSGKGVYILLKLVNEVFEYKVDLIFFKKWFFLRKILKDRSIGIVYNLMPERTVYQRTRDKLFFYTAGVRKIVGLNAYTKEGQPEWQRLLAINNLNQEVRLEDFRLDIPLSKIEQAYRKFGLNEEYKLVVSVGTTKSWAQWDQEKWVQLLSRLYLSTGVKIVFIGSAGDWSSTELIIKKSNIDAKNLCGKTTISESYSILSKVNRFLGYDSGPMHLAVSSKCRIISIFSDHAVVGKWYPFGQEDNVIRVADGQNVNSIELERVWSKLLQIMA; from the coding sequence TTGAAAGAGAAGTCTAATATTTTAATTTTTACTGCAGGATCTTTGGGTGATTCACTCAGCAGGGTGCCGGCAATGAGGAGTATTCGGAGTTTACACCCAGATAAATTAGTTTATGTACTGACTAATTCGCCCTCTAAAAATAATGTGCCAAGTGGTAAAGGCGTATATATTCTTTTGAAATTAGTAAATGAGGTTTTTGAATATAAAGTTGATTTAATTTTTTTTAAAAAATGGTTTTTTTTAAGAAAAATTTTAAAAGATAGATCAATTGGTATCGTATATAACCTAATGCCAGAAAGAACTGTCTATCAGAGAACGAGGGATAAGTTATTTTTTTACACTGCAGGGGTGAGAAAAATTGTTGGTTTAAATGCATATACAAAAGAAGGTCAACCTGAGTGGCAGAGGCTATTAGCAATAAACAACTTAAACCAAGAGGTTCGACTTGAAGATTTTCGTCTTGATATACCATTATCAAAAATAGAGCAGGCTTATAGAAAATTTGGATTGAATGAAGAATATAAATTGGTAGTTTCAGTTGGAACCACGAAGTCTTGGGCTCAATGGGATCAAGAAAAGTGGGTACAACTTCTCAGTAGACTTTATTTATCTACCGGGGTGAAGATAGTCTTTATTGGATCGGCTGGAGATTGGAGTTCTACGGAGTTAATAATTAAAAAATCAAATATTGATGCAAAAAACCTATGTGGCAAAACAACAATTTCGGAGTCTTATTCGATACTTTCAAAAGTAAATAGGTTCTTGGGGTATGACAGTGGACCAATGCATCTAGCAGTTTCATCGAAGTGTAGGATAATCTCAATCTTTTCTGATCATGCTGTAGTAGGTAAATGGTATCCATTTGGCCAAGAAGACAATGTGATTAGAGTTGCAGACGGTCAAAATGTAAATTCAATAGAGTTAGAGCGTGTATGGAGCAAATTATTGCAAATAATGGCCTGA
- a CDS encoding ATP-binding cassette domain-containing protein, protein MQISFLKTLKNLLRRLDLNNKKQILYFGIISLASSGAEFIAVGSLVPFIAYITNDSKISFILDYFPIINSFQMIYVVGGFFIGSNILAGLLKILVLKKSCNVSFEIGSNINRILLTEFLHSDYEKFILKSKENYVDIFTTKINGVINNFVLSIFTLINSIFTIIALTTLLLIINTNATIITFLCLSLTYIVVSILTNKSSSINGKTLNIESKNIISVIQNSIGNIREIMISHTHHKYIGELLDVDRRIKRSQAKIVMISQSPKFIIETVGLCLVGIITLYMGGAEVNIISSLPFLAILALSAQKMLPCFQLCYLNYSVIKSSEPAASEIANILNSYIQKPSNTINSIINFFNDIKINDVSYSYNNGNKLVLKNCNYIISKGDRVAIIGKSGSGKSTLVDIIIGLLNPTKGSILIDDVLLDKSNMASWQKRISIVSQDIHIINGTIIDNILLDLDGPIDYNKLNESIRLASLDALIKTLSDGVNHYLHDNGGTLSGGQKQRIGIARAIYRGGDIFIFDEATSALDKNTAVSIFDLIYLLPKSATIIIISHDHSLLSGCNKLINMDL, encoded by the coding sequence ATGCAAATAAGCTTCTTAAAAACTTTGAAAAATCTTTTAAGAAGATTAGATCTTAATAATAAAAAACAAATATTATATTTTGGAATTATTTCACTAGCTTCATCTGGTGCAGAGTTTATTGCTGTGGGATCATTAGTACCGTTCATTGCATATATAACTAATGATTCTAAGATTAGTTTTATTTTGGATTATTTTCCAATAATTAATTCATTCCAAATGATTTATGTTGTAGGAGGTTTTTTCATAGGCTCGAACATCTTAGCTGGTCTATTAAAAATTTTAGTATTGAAAAAAAGTTGCAATGTTTCATTTGAAATTGGATCAAACATTAATAGAATATTATTAACTGAATTTCTACACTCTGATTATGAAAAATTTATACTTAAGAGTAAAGAAAACTATGTAGATATTTTTACTACCAAGATTAATGGAGTAATTAATAATTTTGTATTATCTATATTTACTTTAATTAATAGTATTTTTACAATTATAGCACTAACTACATTACTGTTAATTATAAATACGAATGCAACGATTATAACTTTCTTATGCCTAAGTTTAACTTATATAGTTGTTAGCATATTAACGAATAAATCTAGCTCTATTAATGGAAAAACTCTTAATATTGAATCAAAAAATATTATTAGCGTGATACAAAATAGCATTGGTAATATTAGGGAGATTATGATATCCCATACACATCACAAATATATTGGTGAACTGCTTGATGTTGATCGAAGAATAAAAAGATCTCAAGCTAAAATAGTGATGATCAGTCAATCTCCTAAATTTATTATTGAGACTGTTGGGCTATGTTTAGTTGGAATTATTACCTTGTATATGGGTGGAGCTGAAGTAAACATAATATCCTCCCTCCCATTTCTAGCGATTCTAGCTCTTTCAGCTCAAAAAATGTTGCCATGTTTTCAATTATGCTACCTTAATTATTCTGTTATTAAATCTTCAGAACCGGCTGCATCTGAAATCGCTAATATTTTAAACTCATATATACAGAAACCAAGTAATACAATTAATTCTATTATTAATTTTTTTAATGATATAAAGATTAATGATGTTTCATATTCATATAATAATGGTAATAAATTAGTACTAAAAAATTGTAATTATATTATCTCAAAGGGTGATAGAGTTGCAATAATTGGAAAATCTGGCTCTGGTAAGTCAACCCTAGTGGATATTATAATTGGGTTGTTAAATCCTACCAAGGGATCGATATTAATCGATGATGTTTTATTAGATAAATCTAATATGGCTTCATGGCAAAAGAGAATTTCTATTGTTTCTCAGGATATTCATATAATTAATGGAACAATTATTGATAATATATTATTAGATCTTGATGGTCCAATTGACTACAATAAATTAAATGAATCTATTCGCCTTGCTTCCCTTGATGCTTTAATTAAAACTTTATCAGATGGTGTTAATCATTATCTTCATGATAATGGTGGAACGTTATCTGGAGGCCAAAAGCAAAGAATTGGTATCGCTAGAGCTATTTATAGGGGTGGGGACATATTTATATTTGATGAAGCAACAAGTGCACTAGATAAAAATACTGCTGTAAGTATTTTTGATTTAATCTACCTTTTGCCTAAGTCAGCTACAATTATAATAATTTCACACGATCATTCTTTGTTGAGTGGATGTAATAAGTTAATAAATATGGATCTGTAA